Genomic DNA from Chaetodon trifascialis isolate fChaTrf1 chromosome 19, fChaTrf1.hap1, whole genome shotgun sequence:
tgtgtgtacatgcaggTATCTCATCATAGAGAACTTCATCCCTCCAGAGGAGAAGAATAAGATCATGAAcaggctgacctttgaccccgagGAGGATCAGTGGAAGTTTCAGCCTCTTGTTCCTGCTGAAAGGTCAGTGTGGCTTTTAGATGATAGGATGTTCCCACTCGGGCCGGAAATAATGGCCtctgaatgtgtttgatttGATCAGGGTTCATGACCTTTTGACCCTCCTGCTCTCTGCGCCGctcgctcttcttctcttgtctctTTCCTGTCATACTCCTCCGTTATTAAAGTAAAAAAGAGACTTTTTTCACCACCGGAGAGAAAACTAGACCTCATGTCTTCTGTCGAACATGTCTCGCCTGGAGCTTCGTGAAGATGCATTCTGGGATTTTTAACACTGATttctgattgattttttttgtttctcattgatcctcctctctcccccgtTCAGTAAATCCTcgcagatgaagaaaaggcCAACGTCTGCAGTTGGATACAAACGGCCAATCAGCCAGTATGCCAGGGTTGCCATAGCGATGGGAGCTCACTCCAGATATagggtaagtgtgtgtgtgtgtgtgtgtgtgggggggggggggggtttctgtTTCTGACCACCAGAGGAATTTAAGTCCATTGTTCACTCTCTTGTCGctcagttttggtctccaccaattGATGAGATGAATATCTGCCTCTTCTTAATCTGAAGTTTGGTGCTGGGATATTAGCTTTTCAGAATTTTTTGCTGAAAATACGGTGTTTCAGACTGCAGACGGATGCAGACAGAAGGGATACGGTGATGTTAGGAAGGTGTGCTGAAGGATAGCAGGGTTTTAGTGGAGTGGAGAGGTGGATGGACGATGGTGTGGGCCAGCTGGAGAAGCACGAGGGTTAGCAGGCCGGCAGGGGGAAGCGAGCCGAAAGGGAAAGaatataaagaaagaaattagcTGCAAAACGCTGAAGCACTGCAGGGAGCTGCAGAATTGGGTGATGATTCACTCTGGGGTTGCCACCACGAGCTTGACCCAttgttaaaatacaaatgttaatTAGAGCGGCTTTAAATTGGGATAAGAGTACATCACtattaaaacatttctgcacGAAAACAGGGAAAACCAAAACTTTACTTTGCAGAACGTAACGCACAAAACAGCTTCATGTCAATGAaacatctgcgtgtgtgtgtgcgcaggctGAAAACATCATGTTCCTGGAGCTCGACATGACTCCTCCAAACACCGCCTCACTGGATCGCCCAGCGGAGGCGGAGCAGAACCAAAGTCACTCTCTGGACAACTCGCCCACCAAGGACAGAGGCGTCCGCAAGTCTCGATCCTGGTGAGGCCGAAACCCCCTCAAATGTTGGCTCATTGGAGATCCATGAGTAGAAACTGTTGAattagtttgtgtgtttgtgtccttttAATCTCCTTTAATCTTTTATTCGAGAGATCTTTGCCAAAAGGTGTCACGTATGGGTCTATGTTAGCTAACATATCCTGTTATATGTCCTTCAATGAGTTTCCAATTGTAAGATGTCAGTGCatattttgattatttaaaaatctaatttaacCCTACTGGTCCAGATGTGATACCAGATCATATAATCAGACTTTTCTTTATGAGATTATTTATATTACTTATCGCTGTCAGTGTGCTGTTTTTACTTGTTGATCTACGAATAAGACTTTATTTCATATGTAGGAGTCCTGCTTTAACTGGCCTGTGTCTGACTAGTCGTAAATGGTTTAGAGTCAGTGCATCTCTAAATGGGATTATTCAGGATTAGCCACACCCTCTCTAGGCGGTCCTAATCTGCTGCTTTATCTCTCATTTGCTCAGCAGTCGGTCacctcagtgctgctggatAATCTTTCTAACCTATGTCTAAGATGTGTGGAAAGGAGATTACACATCatccatattttcattttaatctgatgtatgtttctttgttttttgcaggTGTCAGACTCCAAAATCCAtggcttcctcttcttctaatGCTTCCCTGGCGGCGTGTCACACCGCCACGCCCATGGCAGCGCAGTAAAGCTTTAGTGAAGAGggtttttttattgttatttattttattcctacgcttcctcttcctcttttcctcttttgttttggcCAGTGATCCTCGAAAAAGACTTCCTAGTGAGGCCTGCAGCCTGGACACAAATGCAACACCTGCGCTGAATGCTGACAGGCGATTGGCTGCAGTGAAGGGTATTTAACGAGGAAGTGACGGGAAACTAAACGAACCTCAGAGACACCAGTTCCTCCTGTTCTACAGATCTGAAGGGCCGCTAGAactcctcttcttccctgcaTGTTTGAGACCATGAGCCTCGGATCATCCTCTAAAATAACAGTCTGACTGGcagactggtgtgtgtgtgtgtgtgtgtgtgtgtgtgtgtgtgtgtgtatgtgtgtgtgtgtgtgtgtgtgtgtgatctgtacATACAGGGCTGTATGAttgcctgtttgtgtttctactTGCTACCAATACAGATCTGAAAGCTCACAAACTGCTTGAATTGCCTGTAAGATATCAGTGTAAATATTTCATGTctttggggtggggggtgggggggctggtttggtctgttttctgtgtgaggGGGAGACAGTTGGCTCAGAAGTGAATTCATAGAGACGAGAGTTTATGTCTTTGTTGGCTGTTGGATTTGAGCACAGTAGAAAATAACCATGTAACATGTTGTTGGTCAGAGGTGCTCTGAAACCCGAATGATGACCTTTGTCGTACCTGTCGTCTCCACAGTGTCGTAATTTAAAAGCAATGCCTTAAAATAAtcccattaaaatgaaaacagtgaggCATTTTAGTCATATCAGAGCAATGAGAAAAACCAGGACACATCAACTATTGTTctggtgatgtttttttttttaggatcaGTACCTAAGGTTTAAGAGAGGATATTAACCATATTAACGATAATACAGCACTAATTGAGTGTGAAAGATCTCTATTGGCCTTGAAAACAACTGCAGCTCCACTTATGAGCTTTGAGCTTGAGCTGCTGATACTAACTCAGCCACACACAGATGAGAAGGACCCAACGATATGCTGATGTGAACAGTTAAAAAACAGGATAATGATGGAAGCGGCCAGCCAGCGGTTGTCCATTTGTATGCTTGGCCACTTATTCAGAATTAAGAAAAATACCTCACGGtgctctctgcctccacctcagagttattttcaccttttcatCAGGACACTTCGTCATGCGTTTTCCACTCGAGCAGGAAGTTGTCTTTGTGGCCTCAGATTGAGATTCAGCATCATGAAAGTCCACTCAGAGGACCCAACCCCAAGTCTCTGGGACTGGGAAGCTGAATAACTGCTAAACAATCAAGAAACACCTTTtctgaatgatgatgatgatgcattaCTGCGCTCACATCCACCTCAGCAGCTTCTTTAAACATTCATCAGGTGAAAGGTGCAGGAGGCTGACTCTTGTACCTCACTGGTTGTTCAGCCTGCGGTCAGGTGTGTGCAGTTTAGTGTCAGTGGGTTCTTTACCTGCTCGAGgtgaagaggagcagacagcGGGGGTCAAGTTGACTAATTATCACTGTATTATTGATGCCAGAGATCCAGTTGCAGCTGAGCCCCCCTGCCAGGTGTAAGAGCACGGAGCAGCCCTTTACCACCAGTGTGACaggtttttaacagtttttacGATACTTGACACATGACATTGTCCTCCATTGTGTACAAACATGACCTAAACATCAGACTGACTGCACTGATGGTGAAATTCATGTTCATCTCATGTTCAGTAACATACAATCTGCAGGAGGTGCGCTGCCCCTCTGAACTCACCGATATGTTCAGGCCTCCCCGTCAtccattaattattaataatcagCCATTATCCCTTatgtcaaacacagaaaagcagcaaatcctcatatttgaggAGCCAGAAACTGTTTGACATTTCGCACTCATTCTCAATAAAGCCTTCTGAAATGATCTATCAGCAATATGAATAAAATTCAAAGGAAAGGGTTAAAATACTGTGATCTGTGCTACAAGCTACAGTCagatgctgttttcagtgaatttCTGAGTGTTAACCTACTTCCTCCACTGTCTCAACCACTTACAGATGCACACTGTGGGTTTTATGTGTTTAGTCATCAGTATCTGGGTACATAATTGACCCAGTTTGTTGTGACTTTTAATGCTCTGAGGCTTCAAGAAAATGTTCATGCCCGTGCTGCATAATGGAGGTTAGAAAACATGCAACTGTACCTTTAATAATGATTTATCAGGCCTCATTTCAGGGTGCTTTTCACATTAATATTCATGCAAAAATTAGAAATAATGGTGTCTTTATTACTGAGAACAGCTGCTTTAAATGTTTGCTGGATGCTGTTTATTTGCGCTGTGTAATGCATTCATCTCTACTGCCTCAAAATGTTCACAAATTATGGTCTAAAAATAGGGCAGACGGTGATGCAAGGATGAACGTGATTGGGTTAAATAATTTAGGAACAAAAACTATGAAGAACAAGCAGTTGACACCAGTCTACGCTGCCTCTAAACATGTCTCATGTGAACATTTTGTCATATCAGCTGGTAAAATTCTCCATGTACGTTTCCCATCTGTGTCAGGTTTGTAATATATTGtataaatgttttgtgtgtgtgagggctgtGGGGGCGGGGGAGAAGGGAAGATGCCAATGGAAGAGGGggggatggacggatggatgcaGGGATCCAGAGACAATCAGGAAGTGAGGAACgactgtggaggaggtggataCGGAgcctgtttccatggtaaccTGCCAGTAAAGGGTGCTGGGATGGGGATGGGGATGGGGGGTTGTGTAtccatatgtatgtatgtatgtaacaTGGAGAGCCATGAGCTCATGTCtgtctgacaaaaaaaatctaataaagaCACTGTCACAGGCGCCTGCTGGTCCATCAGCCATGTTTGAATACCTCGGATCAATAGTTCAAGATTGATTTCaggttattgtgtgtgtgtctgtgtgaactCAATCTACGCACGTGTGAGATCGCCATCAAGACCaataatttttcattttatttcattgtattaagattcagcagagagcagaagcTCTTCCTCCCGTGCTCCACATCACATGCAGCATTTATGATACAGGCCGAAATCAGTTGAGctgacaggcagacacaaaATCAGTGaatgctgcaaaaaaaacaacaacaaacactacaaaacaaaacacacaaattagtGTAATGCATTTTAAAGGTAGATCAAAAGAGAAAGGAACTGTGAAGTCCAACTGGTAAATATCCTACGTGACACTTTAgaccagagctgctgctgatttctgaccaaatacctgcaaaagcACTGACATTCagatcagcctcagctctactctgtgctaattagcaaatattagcatgctaacatgctcgaAAGTCAAAAACCTACGATATTAAATTTCCAATAAtataaaaagaggaaagcagcaACGGAAGCAGATGAATCAAGTCATTTCTTCATCAGTAAATCAACTGAATGTTTCAGGACGACATGAGATTATTCAAAGTGGTTAATTTCTTTAGAAGCTTTAGCCTCCACATATTGGCCTTACATGATGTAACAGTCCAAATAAGTGCACAACGAAAGGTGAGACATCACAGATGTAAAGGCAGGTAAGTCATCACTGCGGCTCACCCCTCAGGTTTAAAGACAATATGTGTAAAATCTGTATGAAAAATTAAAGAATGCAAGGAGAAAATTCATCTCAGTGTTCCCTGGTTCGGTGGAGGGGTgtccaaaaatatcaaaatccaCACATGATGGCTTCAATCGCAAATATACTGccggtcagtcagtcaggattCAGGTATTTTACCTgtcagtctgacacacacacacttacagtcaTTCAGTCTTACAGGCTTTGGATGCACACACTCGAGTCTGTGATTTCTAAgcaacattcacacacagacgtgtCTATAAATCCACTCCAGTGTTATCAGCAGCTGGCCTGCAGGCGTATCAGAGGTCTCCTCATCACTCTTCCTCACCCCACGCCTGTCgacatttaatattttatggCAGAGAGCAGCTTTATTAGGacagtgtgtgagcagcttTAATCAGCCCTTCCACAAGTTATCATCAAATGATAAAGGAATTAAAGATGGATTAGGAAATAGTAGAATTAATGACAATACAGAATCCAAAAGCACCTCAGCGACGTTTAACAGAACACCATTGCTGCTGTTGACCTCGTTCCCTGTTTAACTCCCCTCAGCACTGGTCAGACCTATTTATCCAGCTCATCTAATCATCCATCATTTAGATGCTCGTTCCTGTTCCGTTTTTCAGAGGCTGTGTAACTACATGCTGCATAGCTGCACACTCATCCCAGCTGGGAGAAGTGTGGTTGGCATTGTTTTAGAGGTAGCTGCTCTGTTGAGAGGCTGGTTGAGCTGAACAGTTGGTGGTTTCTAGCTGGGCTGATGCCGCCCTCTGCTGTAAGAGGAGCGCTGTGCAGCTTCAGTGCAGCTCAAAGGAAAATGgctcatttatttaaaatactGATCATCTGTTAACAGTGAGCGGACTGAAATTAACTTTTTCTTCAATCAGTCCTCCAAATAAACTCTTTGCTTTAgaatttccatgtttttgtgttaatgATTGCAAACTACTGACCAAGCTAAGCTGCTCATGTAAACTAACATTAAGCAAATACATCACTGCAACTGCCTGTAACTGTGCAGATTtatgtctgtgttgttgtgggTTTTCACATTATCTGTATGTTGTACCTGATAACTTGTTTAAGTTTGGCCTCTTTTTGCCTCTTTAACATTAACTCAGGCTGCCATGAACTGGAGCAGAAGAAATTGATTTAGGCCACGCAGAGTGGAAACAGCATAGTCTGTGACAAACCTTCAGACGCAGCTGTACTGTCAGATTAACTACTCTCACTGTTAATTTAATGCAGACTTTACATGCTAAATTATGAATTaatgctggtctgctggtccaACAAATCCTGGCGACTGTGTGTTTAAAACCGGGCTACATGCTGGATAAACttaaaactgaaagaaaaccCTAAATAAAggagtgaaacacaaacactgcatgatGTGCCATGGCCTTCACAGTCTTCAGATCAATGTTAGTCAGCACTCCGTAGCGCCACCATTGAAATGCATGTAGGAAGGATGGTGTCCATCCACAGCGCAGTCCCAGGTTCCACCACTGATGCTTTACCAGCTGCTGTCTCAGCCTGTTCTAACCGGCCTGTATCTTCTGGAGGTCATTTATCCGCTAGTTTGGAGTGGAGAGCTGGAGCTTCTGCCAGCATGCACTGGAGGAGAAGTGAGTCTTTTACAGCCAAAACCCTTTAGGATTATTCTgcagctccccctgctggtgtAATGATATGCATACACTGGTGTCCCAAAACCCTCAAAAAATTCAGAAACGAACACGCTTTGATTCAATTTATCTTttaatctttttgtttttgagatgTATGTTGTTGACATTAGAAATACAAGAACGGCATTGATGTGAGTACTCCATGATGGCTTCAGACCTACATCATTGGTAATATACTGTTATAACATGCATTGCTGTAATTGTTTCAGGCGGTCAGTGAAGGATGTATAATTTCAGCATATAAAgtcatttatttctattttaaaaatCTCTTTCTGAAGCAAGATTTAATTATATTATGAAAATTACAAATTTAAAAATATTACATTATCTGCAATTGTAATGGATTATTATaatgttttcagcattttaggCATTTTTTATTACATTATCTGGCACTGATTACAAATTCAAATAATATGGAGAGCATGGTGTGATAAACTCATGACACCTGTGATTAATTCCTTCTAATTTTCTAGGTGTCACCCTGAAAGGACGTGTTTGTCCACTTTTTGTTCCTTTTACTGCTGTGTGACCTGATCGGAGTAATTTAACAGAGGAACATTATAGAAAGCAGAAGGAAATTCACACCTGAGCTCCTTTACGGGACTCAGGAAAGTCACGTTGTTGTTGCTCAGCCAAGTCAGGAAGCTCGTCAGGTTTGAATCGCAGTGAAATCTGTTCATATTTAGGTTGAGGAAGCTCAGAGAGTGAAAAGCGGCGGGGTCAGGGGAGGCTATGAAGTTGTTGGCGAGGTTGAGTACTTTGAGACTTTTGGGTAGTACATCAGGCTGGAGGTACGTCAAGGCGTTGGATGAGAGGTCCATCTCCACTACTGAGGTGAGACCCTTAAAAATGCCCTGAGGAAGCGACTTCAGCGCGTTGAAGCTCAAGTTGAGAGCAACCAAATGTCCAAGATCATCAAACAGACTCAGGCATCTCCCCTGAGACCACACAGACTGCAGGGAGCTGCTGTGAAGATCCAGGACTTGTAAATTATTCAAGCTAATTGCTGAAACCTGCCTGCTGAGTGTGCACCACCTGATTGTGTTTCCTCCATGGAAGAGAACCTGGAGGTGTTTCAGTTGATTCCAGAAGGTGTAAACGTCGTCCAGGTTTGTTAATCTGTTGTCCTGGACGTACAGATACGTGATGTTTCTGGCAAACTGTGTGAGACTGCTCACTGATGTCAACTTATTGTCATTCAAGAGGAGGAAACTAAGGCTGGGTAGCAATGCAGGGAAGCCCAGGTCTCGTAAAGAGTTTCCTCTCAGATATAAGGCTTTCAATTTGGGAAATCCACTAAATGATCCATAACCCAGCACTCCGATGTGATTGTAAGACAAGTCTAACACCTGCAGGTTTGTCAGATTAGCAAAAGTGTAAGAATAGATTTCCCCAAGCAGGTTATTTGACAAGTTGAGCATTTTTAAATGGTCCTGGAGACCGTCAAAAGCATTCCTGTATATCTGATTCACTCTGTTCTGGGAAATGTCAATGACTGTGACCTCTTTCAGTGGACTAAAAACCCCCTGTTTCAATGCAAATATTCGGTTTTTAGACAGATCCAGTTTAAGTACCGAACTGTTCTTCAGGCCTTCGAATGTTCTGTGGTCTGGATCAGGGCGATTATGGAAAGAAAATCCTTTACCCATGTGTCCTAACAGTTTCAGATGGGAGATCTTAGTCCCGCCAATGGCTCTGAAAAACTGCTTGAATTTACGCGCACCAAACCCGTTGTGGGACAGGTCGAGGGTCTGAAAGGACATTCCTCTGAAAGGGTTCCCACATGTCTGCCAGTCAAAACCGTTCCTCAACATGGCCTTAAATTGAACAGAGTCCAAGTTCAGGACCTCAAAGTGCGCTCCCTGGAAACCAACCAGATCAGGCTCACATATTTTGGCAATTTTGTTCAGCTTAAGATTCAGATGTTTCAAATTGGTCATGTTTGTAAAGAACATTGATGGCTGGAGTCTGTTTATCTGGTTACCGAAGAGGTCAAGAGTCTCTAAAGAGGACAGTGGTTCCAGATACTTCTCCTTCAGTATGGACTCCTGAAGCGAACAGGAATACAGGTGGAGATTCTTCAAACTGGACAGTCCCACGAAAGCCTCTGGCTCCAGTTGAAGGCCGGCATTGAAGCCGAGGATCAGCCTCCTCAGACGTGTTTGTCTGCTGAAAGCGTTGCTCTTGATTACAAGCGGCACATACTGGTATCCAAGGTCCAGCTCCAGCAGTGACTCCAGGCCTGACAGGGAGGTGGAGTTGATCTCACCAATGTGGTTCATCTCCAGGTACAGGTGGGTGATgtggggagggagaggaggaaccCAGCGGAGTTTGCGGGAGCCACAGCTGGCAACAGAACCCATTATGAGGCATGATGGAAAACAACCTGGCACCTGCAAGCAGAAACGTAAAAATGTACGTGACTTTGGCCAATGATCTGTCACCATTTAAAGGttcagtgtgtaagatttatgGGGATTTACTGGCAGAAATGATGCACCGGCAGAAATGATTGCACTGCCATGTTCTACGGTGGCCCAGAAcggacaaaacaaacatgactcTGGAAAGCACCTTTTACGTTATTAGCCAAAGTGGGTTTTCCCGCATCCTTAGTAATGGAAGGGGTACActgaggggtattcagttggttgcaatatGACaactcaccactagatgccactaaatcctccacactggtctTAATAGGCTTACATTTAACTGCagatttgtgtgtatgtgttgcaCATTATCCTCTTTTTTACCTCAATATCACAAAATGTAAAGCTAATTCAaacaattttcaatttcaatttcacgGCATGCTGAGATAGCAAACACCACTATTTTAATTCATACCTTTAAAGAGCTCAATCGGTTACTCTTGATTTCTTCTGActtttctctgcctttgattgatgaattcatttttttaaaagttattACTTTTAATTGGTCTGTAACTTGCttgacacaaatacacaaatgtatttttataacatttcattttagctgactttgtttttctgctttgcacttctttgttttttaaaacaatgtATTTGGCACCACAAAGTTACTTCTCAGAtacaaaactgtgttttcatACATTGCTAATCCCTAACAAAAAATCGAATTCAGAATTATCAAATA
This window encodes:
- the LOC139347372 gene encoding toll-like receptor 5: MKMWALVVVICVFLQVPGCFPSCLIMGSVASCGSRKLRWVPPLPPHITHLYLEMNHIGEINSTSLSGLESLLELDLGYQYVPLVIKSNAFSRQTRLRRLILGFNAGLQLEPEAFVGLSSLKNLHLYSCSLQESILKEKYLEPLSSLETLDLFGNQINRLQPSMFFTNMTNLKHLNLKLNKIAKICEPDLVGFQGAHFEVLNLDSVQFKAMLRNGFDWQTCGNPFRGMSFQTLDLSHNGFGARKFKQFFRAIGGTKISHLKLLGHMGKGFSFHNRPDPDHRTFEGLKNSSVLKLDLSKNRIFALKQGVFSPLKEVTVIDISQNRVNQIYRNAFDGLQDHLKMLNLSNNLLGEIYSYTFANLTNLQVLDLSYNHIGVLGYGSFSGFPKLKALYLRGNSLRDLGFPALLPSLSFLLLNDNKLTSVSSLTQFARNITYLYVQDNRLTNLDDVYTFWNQLKHLQVLFHGGNTIRWCTLSRQVSAISLNNLQVLDLHSSSLQSVWSQGRCLSLFDDLGHLVALNLSFNALKSLPQGIFKGLTSVVEMDLSSNALTYLQPDVLPKSLKVLNLANNFIASPDPAAFHSLSFLNLNMNRFHCDSNLTSFLTWLSNNNVTFLSPVKELRCEFPSAFYNVPLLNYSDQVTQQ